The following proteins are co-located in the Brienomyrus brachyistius isolate T26 unplaced genomic scaffold, BBRACH_0.4 scaffold35, whole genome shotgun sequence genome:
- the LOC125721800 gene encoding eukaryotic translation initiation factor 4E type 2-like: MNQFDHLKDDDTGDQDSSAVLREEKSDAENSSIPNSNGRRKTISPGAGEHPLQYNYTFWYSRRTPSRPANTQSYEQNIRQIGTVASVEQFWKFYSHLVRPGDLTGHSDFHLFKEGIKPMWEDEANKNGGKWIIRLRKGLASRFWENIILAMLGEQFMVGEEICGVVVSIRFQEDILSIWNKTANDQVTTSRIRDTLRRVLNLPPNTIMEYKTHNDSLKDNSSFRNTKITL, encoded by the exons ATGAACCAATTTGACCA TTTGAAGGACGACGACACCGGAGACCAGGACAGTTCGGCAGTCCTGCGAGAAGAGAAGAGCGATGCGGAGAACAGCTCCATCCCGAACAGCAACGGGCGGCGGAAG ACCATCTCCCCGGGAGCAGGGGAGCATCCTCTGCAGTACAATTACACCTTCTGGTACTCGCGCCGAACCCCGAGCCGACCCGCCAACACGCAGAGCTACGAGCAGAACATCCGGCAGATTGGCACTGTGGCCTCG GTGGAGCAGTTTTGGAAGTTTTACAGCCACTTAGTTCGACCCGGGGATCTGACAGGTCACAGTGACTTCCACTTATTCAAGGAGGGCATCAAGCCCATGTGGGAG GACGAAGCGAACAAGAACGGGGGCAAGTGGATAATCCGTCTGCGGAAGGGCCTGGCGTCTCGCTTCTGGGAGAACATCATCTTAGCCATGCTGGGAGAGCAGTTCATGGTGGGGGAGGAGATCTGCGGCGTGGTGGTGTCCATCCGCTTCCAG GAGGACATTCTGTCGATATGGAACAAGACGGCCAACGACCAAGTGACCACCTCCCGGATCCGTGACACGCTGCGGCGCGTTCTGAACCTGCCTCCGAACACCATCATGGAGTACAAGACCCACAACGACAGCCTCAA GGACAATTCCAGCTTCCGCAACACAAAGATCACGTTGTGA
- the LOC125721801 gene encoding E3 ubiquitin-protein ligase lubel-like isoform X2 — MSYFSPLWTNSTSDCHCLPVRLGSLDLQNTEIVEGITQETAQPDTMSASIMCPQCNLGVGRRVRGQRAVCHPCSSASRSIYQFCCSCRRKWRGHAGSSCKLPFCQTRAALLSSELIAKEDSMVKDCPFFRICPECRTLVTHSGEGCPNIQCPECETSFCFRCLKCDADDDDDDDDDDDYDDDDDRYDDDDNFCDYISCYHGLCPIKDNSESITALDEAVAGKAIS; from the exons ATGAGTTATTTTTCTCCGCTGTGGACCAATTCGACAAGCGATTGTCACTGTCTTCCGGTACGTTTAGGATCCTTGGATCTGCAGAATACAGAAATTGTAG AAGGAATAACTCAAGAAACAGCCCAACCCGATACCATGAGCGCGTCCATAATG TGCCCGCAATGTAATCTGGGCGTCGGCAGGCGCGTGCGCGGCCAGCGCGCCGTGTGCCATCCCTGCTCCTCCGCCTCGCGCAGCATCTACCAGTTCTGCTGCTCGTGCCGCCGCAAGTGGCGCGGGCACGCGGGCAGCTCCTGCAAGCTGCCGTTCTGCCAGACGCGAGCGGCCCTCCTGTCAAGCGAGCTCATCGCAAAGGAAGACAGCATGGTGAAGGACTGTCCCTTCTTCCGGATCTGCCCCGAGTGCAGGACTCTTGTGACACATTCAGGTGAAGGATGCCCGAACATCCAGTGTCCCGAATGTGAAACAAGTTTCTGCTTTCGTTGCCTAAAGTGTGACgcggatgatgatgatgatgatgatgatgatgatgattatgatgatgatgatgatcgcTACGACGACGATGATAATTTCTGTGATTATATATCCTGCTACCATGGTTTGTGCCCTATAAAAGATAATTCTGAGTCAATTACAGCATTAGATGAAGCTGTGGCAGGTAAAGCTATTTCGTAG
- the LOC125721801 gene encoding uncharacterized protein LOC125721801 isoform X1, which yields MSYFSPLWTNSTSDCHCLPVRLGSLDLQNTEIVAEGITQETAQPDTMSASIMCPQCNLGVGRRVRGQRAVCHPCSSASRSIYQFCCSCRRKWRGHAGSSCKLPFCQTRAALLSSELIAKEDSMVKDCPFFRICPECRTLVTHSGEGCPNIQCPECETSFCFRCLKCDADDDDDDDDDDDYDDDDDRYDDDDNFCDYISCYHGLCPIKDNSESITALDEAVAGKAIS from the exons ATGAGTTATTTTTCTCCGCTGTGGACCAATTCGACAAGCGATTGTCACTGTCTTCCGGTACGTTTAGGATCCTTGGATCTGCAGAATACAGAAATTGTAG CAGAAGGAATAACTCAAGAAACAGCCCAACCCGATACCATGAGCGCGTCCATAATG TGCCCGCAATGTAATCTGGGCGTCGGCAGGCGCGTGCGCGGCCAGCGCGCCGTGTGCCATCCCTGCTCCTCCGCCTCGCGCAGCATCTACCAGTTCTGCTGCTCGTGCCGCCGCAAGTGGCGCGGGCACGCGGGCAGCTCCTGCAAGCTGCCGTTCTGCCAGACGCGAGCGGCCCTCCTGTCAAGCGAGCTCATCGCAAAGGAAGACAGCATGGTGAAGGACTGTCCCTTCTTCCGGATCTGCCCCGAGTGCAGGACTCTTGTGACACATTCAGGTGAAGGATGCCCGAACATCCAGTGTCCCGAATGTGAAACAAGTTTCTGCTTTCGTTGCCTAAAGTGTGACgcggatgatgatgatgatgatgatgatgatgatgattatgatgatgatgatgatcgcTACGACGACGATGATAATTTCTGTGATTATATATCCTGCTACCATGGTTTGTGCCCTATAAAAGATAATTCTGAGTCAATTACAGCATTAGATGAAGCTGTGGCAGGTAAAGCTATTTCGTAG
- the LOC125721801 gene encoding E3 ubiquitin-protein ligase lubel-like isoform X3: protein MSASIMCPQCNLGVGRRVRGQRAVCHPCSSASRSIYQFCCSCRRKWRGHAGSSCKLPFCQTRAALLSSELIAKEDSMVKDCPFFRICPECRTLVTHSGEGCPNIQCPECETSFCFRCLKCDADDDDDDDDDDDYDDDDDRYDDDDNFCDYISCYHGLCPIKDNSESITALDEAVAGKAIS from the exons ATGAGCGCGTCCATAATG TGCCCGCAATGTAATCTGGGCGTCGGCAGGCGCGTGCGCGGCCAGCGCGCCGTGTGCCATCCCTGCTCCTCCGCCTCGCGCAGCATCTACCAGTTCTGCTGCTCGTGCCGCCGCAAGTGGCGCGGGCACGCGGGCAGCTCCTGCAAGCTGCCGTTCTGCCAGACGCGAGCGGCCCTCCTGTCAAGCGAGCTCATCGCAAAGGAAGACAGCATGGTGAAGGACTGTCCCTTCTTCCGGATCTGCCCCGAGTGCAGGACTCTTGTGACACATTCAGGTGAAGGATGCCCGAACATCCAGTGTCCCGAATGTGAAACAAGTTTCTGCTTTCGTTGCCTAAAGTGTGACgcggatgatgatgatgatgatgatgatgatgatgattatgatgatgatgatgatcgcTACGACGACGATGATAATTTCTGTGATTATATATCCTGCTACCATGGTTTGTGCCCTATAAAAGATAATTCTGAGTCAATTACAGCATTAGATGAAGCTGTGGCAGGTAAAGCTATTTCGTAG